A window of Polaromonas hydrogenivorans contains these coding sequences:
- a CDS encoding VF530 family protein, whose amino-acid sequence MVLPAGPSATPAPEPAMATGQPGNPLHGVKLEAIVTALAAHYGWEGLGQRINIRCFTSEPSVASSLKFLRKTPWAREKVESLYLFMLREIRRNSPTAHNFPPPKP is encoded by the coding sequence ATGGTGCTGCCCGCCGGTCCTTCAGCCACCCCTGCGCCAGAGCCCGCAATGGCAACGGGCCAGCCGGGCAATCCCTTGCACGGCGTCAAGCTCGAAGCCATCGTCACCGCGCTGGCCGCCCATTACGGCTGGGAAGGCCTGGGCCAGCGTATCAACATCCGCTGCTTCACCAGCGAGCCCAGCGTGGCGTCCAGCCTGAAGTTCCTGCGCAAGACGCCCTGGGCGCGCGAGAAGGTCGAAAGCCTTTACCTGTTCATGCTGCGCGAGATCCGGCGCAACAGCCCGACGGCGCACAACTTTCCGCCGCCCAAGCCTTGA